A single genomic interval of Pelodiscus sinensis isolate JC-2024 chromosome 28, ASM4963464v1, whole genome shotgun sequence harbors:
- the DOK2 gene encoding docking protein 2 — translation MDEVAVKQGLLYLQQQQTFGKKWRKFWAVLYRETPCSCAYLELYEGSGPPAPEKPKKAESGKKLIKLSNCVHVSEANGDTSSPKETVPFILETTDKRYLLATDSTEVAHWVGALCEVAFARSREERKAPAGKDGQLGSLAMEENSLYSSTIKGAPTREFRVAVRTTESSERCQLWGSFLLRAEEEALELWDLQTGSMLYAWPYRFLRRFGRDKVTFSFEAGRRCTSGEGNFEFETTQGNEIFQVIESAINVQRGLGADEPRWGSPADDAFRVPVPVRTLSRAKEGEDRVATGGALLHQASTKCLSLESSLEGKPAKGKSVKPTTSCPLSGEPTRSYTAPADPEVPYAEPRDSIRLNPQGRAKTMERARKAVAQNKAAPECEYAVPFDTIAKSLMNSEFGSFLCGFEEPQASSPLYDSIDEVGAKKRNHTIPHSKPEHIYDEPEGLQAHSVYDEPEEVRGEAWKLQATAEDPVGHEYPYNPQRDDYSVPKRAVPILCPVAGPGDDWLGETEYDNVALKFMKKNAQ, via the exons AAATGGAGGAAGTTCTGGGCCGTGCTGTACCGGGAGACCCCCTGCTCCTGCGCCTACCTGGAGCTCTACGAGGGctccgggccccccgcccccgagaagCCCAAGAAAGCAGAGAGCGGCAAGAAGCTCATTAAGCTGAGTAACTGCGTGCACGTGTCTGAGGCGAACGGGGACACCAGCAGCCCCAAGGAGACTGTCCCCTTCATCCTGGAGACCACGGACAAGCGCTACCTGCTGGCCACGGACAGCACCGAGGTGGCCCATTGGGTTGGCGCCCTCTGTGAGGTGGCCTTCGCG AGGAGCCGGGAGGAGCGGAAGGCGCCCGCGGGGAAGGATGGTCAACTGGGCTCGCTAGCCATGGAGGAGAACTCCCTCTACAGCTCCACGATCAAAG GGGCGCCCACGAGGGAGTTCCGCGTGGCAGTCCGGACCACGGAGTCCTCTGAGCgctgccagctgtggggcagCTTCCTCCTGCGGGCTGAGGAGGAGGCGCTGGAGCTGTGGGACCTGCAGACGGGGAGCATGCTGTACGCCTGGCCGTACAGGTTCCTGCGGCGGTTCGGACGGGACAAG GTGACCTTCTCCTTCGAAGCCGGCCGCAGATGCACCTCTGGAGAAGGCAACTTTGAGTTTGAGACGACGCAAGGCAACGAGATCTTCCAGGTCATCGAGTCAGCCATCAACGTGCAGAGGGGCCTCGGGGCCGACGAGCCGCGGTGGGGCAGCCCGGCGGACGACGCTTTCAGGGTTCCCGTGCCGGTTAGGACCCTGAGCCGAGCCAAGGAGGGCGAGGACAGGGTCGCCacggggggggccctgctgcaccaAGCCAGCACCAAGTGCCTCTCCCTGGAGTCCAGCTTGGAGGGGAAACCAGCCAAGGGCAAATCCGTGAAGCCCACCACCAGCTGCCCCCTGTCCGGGGAGCCCACCCGCAGCTACACCGCCCCTGCTGACCCCGAGGTGCCCTACGCGGAGCCCCGTGACTCCATCCGGCTGAACCCGCAGGGCAGAGCCAAGACCATGGAGCGGGCGCGGAAGGCGGTGGCTCAGAACAAGGCGGCCCCCGAGTGCGAGTACGCCGTGCCCTTCGACACCATCGCCAAGTCCCTGATGAACTCCGAGTTTGGCAGCTTCCTGTGTGGCTTCGAGGAGCCACAGGCCTCGTCCCCGCTGTACGACAGCATCGACGAGGTGGGCGCCAAGAAGCGGAACCACACGATCCCGCACTCCAAGCCAGAGCACATTTACGACGAGCCCGAGGGCCTGCAGGCCCACTCCGTGTACGACGAGCCCGAGGAGGTCCGAGGCGAGGCCTGGAAACTGCAGGCCACCGCGGAGGACCCTGTGGGCCACGAGTACCCCTACAACCCGCAGCGGGATGACTACTCCGTGCCCAAGAGGGCCGTGCCCATCCTATGCCCCGTCGCCGGGCCAGGGGACGACTGGCTCGGGGAGACGGAGTATGACAACGTGGCCCTGAAGTTCATGAAGAAGAACGCGCAGtga